In Eubalaena glacialis isolate mEubGla1 chromosome 4, mEubGla1.1.hap2.+ XY, whole genome shotgun sequence, one DNA window encodes the following:
- the YIPF5 gene encoding protein YIPF5 isoform X2, producing the protein MMQPQQPYTGQIFQPAQAYTPTTPQPFYGNNFEDEPPLLEELGINFDHIWQKTLTVLHPLKVADGSIMNETDLAGPMVFCLAFGATLLLAGKIQFGYVYGISAIGCLGMFCLLNLMSMTGVSFGCVASVLGYCLLPMILLSSFAVIFSLQGMVGIILTAGIIGWCSFSASKIFISALAMEGQQLLVAYPCALLYGVFALISVF; encoded by the exons ATGATGCAACCACAACAGCCGTACACCGGGCAGATTTTCCAGCCAGCTCAGGCATATACTCCAACTACGCCTCAGCCATTCTATGGAAACAACTTTGAGGATGAGCCACCTTTATTAGAAG aattaGGTATCAATTTTGATCACATCTGGCAAAAAACACTCACAGTGTTACACCCATTAAAAGTAGCAGATGGCAGCATCATGAATGAGACTGATTTGGCAGGACCAATGGTTTTTTGCCTTGCTTTTGGAGCCACCTTGTTACTG GCTGGCAAAATCCAGTTTGGCTATGTATATGGGATCAGTGCAATTGGATGCCTAGGAATGTTTTGTTTATTAAACTTAATGAGTATGACTGGTGTTTCCTTCGGCTGTGTGGCAAGTGTCCTTGGATATTGTCTTCTTCCCATGATCCTGCTTTCCAGCTTTGCAGTGATATTTTCTTTGCA AGGAATGGTAGGAATCATTCTCACTGCTGGAATTATTGGATGGTGTAGTTTTTCTGCttccaaaatttttatttctgcattAGCCATGGAAGGACAGCAACTTCTAGTAGCATATCCTTGTGCTTTGCTATACGGAGTCTTTGCCctaatttctgttttttga